One Halioglobus japonicus DNA segment encodes these proteins:
- the tolB gene encoding Tol-Pal system beta propeller repeat protein TolB: protein MKRLVLALAPVLLALMALNARAQLTIEITQGVDDPTAIAVVPFAWAGPGPAPEDIAWVVDSDLARSGQFAPVGRAEMLGRPSTERDIFYRDWRALDTEYILIGRSSASGQDLRVEYELYDVTRQARVYQGVETGPINEARMIAHRVADDVYEKLTGIRGAFATRLLYVSVTRVEGGKDYYRLTLADSDGARPIVLLESREPIMAPGWSPDGSEISYVSFETGRPAIYRQNLSSGAREQLTNFKGLNGAPAWSPDGRSMAMVLSKDGSPDIYLLDLATKQLTRLTRHYAIDTEPTWTPDGRTLLFTSDRGGRPQIYKYDMRTGNTERLTYEGVYNARARVAQDGRNVVMVHQVNGRFHIAIHDLVTNRLQVLTSTELDESPSIAPNGSMVLYATKHAGRGILAAVSVDGGVKFRLPSREGDVREPAWSPYMER, encoded by the coding sequence ATGAAACGGCTGGTATTGGCTCTGGCGCCCGTGCTTCTGGCACTGATGGCGTTGAATGCACGGGCTCAACTTACAATTGAAATAACCCAGGGTGTGGATGATCCCACCGCGATTGCAGTGGTGCCCTTTGCCTGGGCGGGCCCTGGCCCGGCGCCGGAAGATATTGCCTGGGTCGTGGACAGTGATCTCGCACGCAGCGGCCAGTTCGCACCGGTGGGCCGCGCCGAGATGCTGGGGCGCCCCAGCACCGAGCGCGACATCTTCTACCGTGACTGGCGAGCGCTGGATACGGAATACATTCTGATCGGTCGCTCCTCTGCCTCGGGCCAGGATTTGCGGGTGGAATACGAGCTGTATGACGTGACCCGCCAGGCGCGCGTTTACCAGGGTGTTGAGACCGGGCCGATTAACGAGGCGCGCATGATTGCTCACCGGGTGGCTGACGATGTTTATGAAAAGCTCACGGGGATTCGCGGCGCCTTTGCCACTCGCCTGTTATATGTGTCTGTGACCCGTGTGGAGGGCGGCAAGGACTACTATCGCCTCACCCTGGCGGATTCCGATGGTGCCCGCCCGATTGTGCTGCTGGAGTCTCGTGAGCCAATTATGGCCCCGGGCTGGTCGCCAGATGGCAGCGAGATTTCCTATGTGTCCTTTGAAACCGGGCGCCCGGCCATTTATCGCCAGAATCTGTCCAGTGGCGCACGCGAGCAATTGACCAACTTCAAGGGCCTCAATGGTGCTCCGGCCTGGTCGCCGGATGGCCGCAGCATGGCCATGGTGCTGTCCAAGGACGGCAGCCCGGATATATACCTGCTGGATCTCGCCACCAAGCAACTGACGCGGCTGACGCGCCACTACGCTATCGATACCGAACCTACCTGGACGCCGGACGGCAGGACACTATTGTTTACCTCGGATCGCGGTGGCCGTCCGCAGATCTACAAGTACGATATGCGTACCGGCAATACCGAGCGACTCACCTATGAAGGTGTTTATAACGCACGTGCCAGAGTCGCCCAGGACGGTCGCAATGTGGTCATGGTGCACCAGGTAAATGGCCGTTTCCACATTGCTATCCACGACCTTGTGACCAACCGTTTGCAGGTGCTGACTTCTACTGAATTGGATGAATCTCCCAGTATCGCACCCAATGGTTCCATGGTATTGTACGCAACGAAACATGCAGGTCGCGGGATACTCGCCGCGGTATCTGTCGATGGGGGAGTAAAGTTCCGCCTGCCTTCGAGAGAGGGCGACGTGCGGGAGCCAGCATGGTCACCTTATATGGAG
- the tolA gene encoding cell envelope integrity protein TolA produces the protein MSTDSVYAKPVAPRIVVRPAMASIALHAMILAFMLWNWSSPMETKTIEAKAPPKVINARLVDASELIAKPKPKPVAKPKPKQPKPVAKPKPKPAPPKPKPQPKVEPKPEPKPEPRITEEELAAIARADLARAMAEEEEVLAAEAAVTADEMAASYAALIQRTVINYWSRPPSARNGMEAVLIVQLVPTGEVVSVRLERSSGNSAFDRSAMNAVEKAGSFPELKNLPANEFEKNFRRFRLLFRPEDLRY, from the coding sequence GTGAGCACTGACTCCGTCTATGCCAAGCCCGTGGCGCCGCGCATTGTGGTGCGCCCGGCCATGGCAAGCATCGCCCTGCATGCGATGATCCTGGCATTTATGTTGTGGAACTGGTCGAGCCCGATGGAAACCAAAACCATCGAGGCCAAGGCACCGCCGAAAGTAATTAATGCCCGCCTAGTGGATGCCAGTGAGTTGATCGCCAAACCCAAGCCGAAACCGGTGGCCAAGCCGAAACCCAAACAACCCAAGCCGGTGGCCAAGCCCAAGCCAAAGCCCGCGCCACCCAAGCCCAAGCCACAGCCCAAGGTAGAGCCAAAGCCGGAACCCAAGCCCGAGCCCCGCATTACCGAAGAGGAACTCGCTGCCATCGCTCGCGCGGATCTGGCCCGTGCCATGGCCGAGGAAGAGGAAGTGCTCGCGGCAGAGGCGGCCGTGACGGCCGATGAAATGGCCGCCAGCTATGCCGCCCTGATTCAGCGCACAGTCATTAATTACTGGAGCCGCCCCCCGAGTGCTCGCAACGGTATGGAGGCGGTGTTGATTGTACAGTTGGTGCCCACCGGTGAAGTGGTCAGCGTGCGCCTTGAGCGCAGCAGTGGTAACAGCGCTTTTGATCGCTCCGCGATGAATGCAGTAGAAAAGGCCGGCAGCTTTCCCGAGCTCAAGAATCTGCCCGCCAATGAATTTGAGAAAAACTTTAGGCGCTTCCGCCTGTTATTCAGACCCGAGGACTTAAGATACTGA
- the tolR gene encoding protein TolR has product MAEINVVPYIDVMLVLLIIFMVTAPMLMQGVKVDLPEAAADPVENQDSEPLIVSVDASGQLFLNLGQEKQVLALATIKDRVSKVIKRNPDKPVLIWGDEAVPYGEVVTVMVALQQAGAPSVGLVTENPQ; this is encoded by the coding sequence ATGGCAGAGATCAACGTCGTGCCGTATATCGATGTGATGCTGGTCTTGCTGATTATCTTCATGGTCACGGCGCCCATGCTGATGCAGGGGGTGAAAGTTGATCTGCCCGAGGCCGCCGCGGACCCTGTCGAAAATCAGGACAGCGAGCCGTTAATCGTATCCGTGGATGCCAGTGGCCAGCTGTTTCTGAACCTGGGGCAGGAGAAGCAGGTGCTTGCGCTGGCCACCATCAAGGACCGGGTGTCTAAAGTGATTAAGCGCAACCCGGATAAGCCGGTGCTTATCTGGGGTGACGAGGCTGTCCCCTACGGCGAGGTTGTGACGGTGATGGTCGCCCTGCAACAGGCCGGTGCGCCCAGTGTCGGCCTGGTAACCGAGAACCCTCAGTGA
- the tolQ gene encoding protein TolQ, with protein sequence MEEQLSLIDLILHASFTVQVVMAMLVMASILSWYMIVQRYIYFRNAREEMYSFEERFWSGIDLSQLYREGNEKASDGHAILGMESIFRAGFKEFSRLAQQKEMDSEAILEGSRRAMRVAVLREEERLERHLAFLASVGSTSPYIGLFGTVWGIMHSFRGLANATQATLATVAPGISEALVATAMGLFAAIPAVLAYNRFAAKVEVFSNRYDTFVDEFSSILYRQAYALRARQGG encoded by the coding sequence TTGGAAGAGCAACTTAGCCTGATAGACCTCATTCTTCACGCCAGTTTCACCGTGCAGGTGGTCATGGCAATGCTGGTCATGGCCTCAATTCTGTCCTGGTACATGATCGTCCAGCGCTATATTTACTTCCGTAATGCGCGCGAGGAAATGTACAGCTTCGAGGAGCGTTTCTGGTCGGGTATCGATCTCTCCCAGCTCTATCGCGAAGGGAACGAAAAGGCCTCCGACGGGCATGCCATTCTGGGTATGGAGAGTATTTTCAGGGCGGGCTTCAAGGAGTTTTCGCGCCTGGCCCAGCAAAAGGAAATGGACTCCGAGGCCATTCTGGAGGGTTCACGGCGCGCCATGCGTGTGGCGGTATTGCGTGAGGAAGAACGTCTCGAGCGTCACCTGGCGTTTCTGGCTTCTGTGGGTTCCACCAGCCCATATATCGGTCTGTTTGGCACCGTTTGGGGCATTATGCATTCCTTCCGCGGCTTGGCCAATGCTACCCAGGCAACGCTTGCCACAGTGGCGCCGGGTATCTCCGAGGCGCTGGTTGCAACCGCCATGGGCCTGTTTGCTGCGATCCCTGCGGTACTCGCCTACAACCGTTTTGCCGCCAAGGTAGAGGTGTTCAGTAACCGCTATGACACTTTTGTAGATGAGTTCTCCAGTATTCTCTACCGCCAGGCGTACGCACTGCGCGCCCGTCAGGGAGGCTGA
- the ybgC gene encoding tol-pal system-associated acyl-CoA thioesterase: MTSGQEFSLPLRVYIEDTDAGGIVYYVNYLKFMERARTEFMRAMGYGKDYIFNNDLMFVVRNVAVEYRAPAKLDDELIATAEITELGGASMTFAQRVLRGDEVLAGGDIRIACVDSTSVKPRRIPRDMVARLSGAE; the protein is encoded by the coding sequence GTGACGTCTGGCCAGGAATTTTCTCTGCCGCTACGTGTCTACATTGAAGATACGGATGCCGGTGGTATTGTCTATTACGTCAATTATCTCAAATTTATGGAGCGCGCTCGCACGGAGTTCATGCGGGCGATGGGCTACGGCAAAGATTACATATTCAATAACGATCTGATGTTCGTGGTGCGCAATGTGGCGGTAGAATACCGGGCACCTGCCAAGTTGGACGATGAATTGATCGCCACGGCAGAGATCACTGAGTTGGGCGGGGCCTCGATGACCTTTGCCCAGCGAGTATTGCGCGGCGACGAAGTGCTTGCCGGTGGCGACATTCGCATCGCATGCGTAGACAGCACTTCGGTCAAACCGCGCCGTATACCCCGGGATATGGTGGCACGCCTGTCCGGGGCAGAATGA
- the ruvC gene encoding crossover junction endodeoxyribonuclease RuvC, with protein MALIMGIDPGSRKTGFGIINYVTGKAEYVTSGVIKLPEGDIAPRLKIIYDSVTELVELYGPATLAIEQVFMGKSAGSALKLGQARGAAIVACAAQDMDVFEYSARQIKQSVVGTGAADKGQVQHMVKVLLKLPSEPAEDAADALAAALCHAHTQQSMINMAGATSVRRRRIR; from the coding sequence ATGGCGCTGATCATGGGAATCGATCCGGGGTCGCGGAAAACGGGCTTCGGAATCATCAATTATGTGACCGGGAAGGCTGAATACGTGACGTCGGGTGTGATTAAGCTGCCCGAGGGCGATATCGCGCCTCGGCTCAAGATCATCTACGACAGTGTGACTGAGTTGGTTGAGCTTTACGGGCCGGCAACGCTGGCGATTGAGCAGGTTTTCATGGGGAAGAGCGCCGGCTCTGCCCTCAAACTGGGGCAGGCCAGGGGCGCGGCGATTGTTGCCTGCGCGGCCCAGGATATGGATGTGTTTGAGTACTCGGCCCGGCAAATCAAACAGTCTGTGGTCGGTACTGGTGCGGCAGATAAGGGGCAGGTGCAGCACATGGTGAAAGTGCTGCTAAAACTGCCTTCTGAGCCCGCCGAGGATGCCGCGGACGCGTTGGCCGCTGCCCTGTGTCACGCGCACACACAACAGAGTATGATCAACATGGCTGGCGCCACTTCTGTGCGCCGGCGCCGGATACGTTAA
- a CDS encoding YebC/PmpR family DNA-binding transcriptional regulator produces the protein MAGHSKWANIKHRKAAQDAKRGKVFTKLIRELVVAAKQGGPHPEDNPRLRAAVDKALGANMTRDTIDRAIARGAGTNEADNMEELTYEGYAPGGVAVLVEVMTDNRNRTVAEVRHAFTKRGGNLGTDGSVAYLFSRVGQIGFAPGADEEQVMEVALEAGAEDITAHEDGSLDVTTPWEEFGTVKMALEAAGLEPAGGEVTMIASTTVPMADAGSAESILALIDALEDLDDVQNVYTNADIY, from the coding sequence ATGGCAGGCCACAGTAAATGGGCCAATATCAAGCATCGCAAGGCGGCTCAGGACGCCAAGCGCGGCAAGGTATTCACCAAGCTGATCCGTGAGCTCGTCGTGGCCGCCAAGCAGGGCGGCCCCCATCCCGAAGATAACCCCCGCCTGCGCGCGGCGGTCGACAAAGCCCTGGGTGCCAATATGACCCGGGACACCATCGACCGCGCTATCGCCCGTGGCGCCGGTACCAACGAAGCCGACAATATGGAGGAGCTGACCTACGAAGGTTACGCTCCCGGCGGTGTCGCGGTACTGGTTGAGGTGATGACAGACAACCGCAACCGTACCGTGGCCGAAGTGCGCCATGCGTTTACCAAACGTGGCGGTAATCTGGGCACAGATGGCTCGGTTGCCTATCTCTTTTCCCGGGTCGGTCAGATCGGGTTTGCCCCTGGGGCTGACGAAGAACAGGTCATGGAAGTGGCTCTGGAAGCCGGTGCGGAAGATATCACTGCTCACGAGGATGGGTCTCTGGATGTGACTACTCCCTGGGAGGAATTCGGCACCGTCAAAATGGCGCTGGAAGCGGCCGGCCTCGAGCCCGCCGGCGGCGAAGTGACCATGATCGCCTCCACCACCGTGCCCATGGCAGACGCCGGCAGCGCCGAATCCATCCTCGCCCTCATCGACGCCCTCGAAGACCTCGACGACGTCCAGAACGTCTACACCAACGCCGACATCTACTAA